The proteins below are encoded in one region of Myxocyprinus asiaticus isolate MX2 ecotype Aquarium Trade chromosome 13, UBuf_Myxa_2, whole genome shotgun sequence:
- the LOC127450650 gene encoding cdc42 effector protein 4-like produces the protein MPILKQLVSGSSQTKRRSRMDLTTEMISAPLGDFRHTMHVGRSGEAFGDTSFLSTRSGEPSQEGHTYPRSPKPGLLSRTFRSSKRSQSVTRVDQRENTLLPPSGSPTFVKNAMSLPFLNNEEGQDGDGRVLKSLTSSPSNGASANALDLELHERHFGVLTELRPFPSYNGGGMKKAESVMSFHIDLGPSMLGDILGVMKKEDDDQEFEEGKCSEGHASPLPSNHEGVEEDEEMREDIIKEEKPEDFVVDDEEPMRAPSSVDLEIQSEGPRTPEPHHKHLHHPDSCSVSSSGSAAMEDKPTNQPYEEDMGRTDKACNLDNEPAFSSFIEDEDDEIRV, from the coding sequence ATGCCGATCTTAAAGCAGCTAGTATCAGGCTCATCTCAGACTAAGCGGCGCTCTCGTATGGACCTCACTACCGAGATGATCAGCGCACCCTTAGGGGACTTCCGGCACACCATGCACGTAGGACGAAGCGGGGAAGCTTTCGGGGATACCTCTTTCCTCAGCACTCGATCTGGAGAGCCATCGCAAGAAGGCCACACCTATCCTCGCTCTCCAAAACCGGGACTGCTGTCTCGTACCTTCAGGAGCAGCAAGCGTTCACAGTCTGTCACGAGAGTAGACCAGCGAGAGAACACCCTCCTTCCTCCAAGTGGGTCACCTACTTTTGTAAAGAATGCCATGTCCCTGCCCTTCCTCAACAATGAAGAGGGACAAGATGGAGATGGCAGGGTGCTCAAGAGCTTGACCTCCAGCCCTTCCAATGGAGCTTCTGCTAATGCATTGGACCTGGAGCTCCATGAGAGGCACTTTGGGGTGTTGACAGAACTACGACCTTTCCCATCTTACAATGGGGGAGGTATGAAGAAGGCTGAATCTGTGATGTCATTCCATATCGACCTTGGGCCCTCTATGTTAGGGGACATCCTGGGGGTCATGAAGAAAGAAGATGATGACCAAGAGTTTGAGGAAGGAAAGTGCAGTGAAGGCCATGCGTCACCTCTTCCCAGCAACCACGAAGGAGTGGAAGAGGATGAGGAGATGAGGGAGGACATAATCAAAGAAGAGAAACCAGAGGATTTTGTGGTCGATGATGAGGAACCCATGAGGGCTCCCAGTTCTGTTGACCTCGAGATCCAGAGTGAAGGCCCCAGAACTCCAGAACCACACCACAAACACCTGCATCACCCTGACAGCTGCTCAGTCTCAAGCTCAGGTTCGGCTGCCATGGAGGACAAACCAACCAATCAGCCTTACGAAGAAGACATGGGTAGGACCGACAAAGCCTGCAACCTGGACAATGAACCAGCATTCTCTTCCTTCATAGAGGATGAGGATGATGAGATCAGAGTATGA